A segment of the Fusarium oxysporum f. sp. lycopersici 4287 chromosome 4, whole genome shotgun sequence genome:
TGTTCTAAAGGAAGTTCAACAAAACCGCCAGCTCGAgattcttcctcttctgcaaAGCGCAGACATCTTTCATCACAATGCACCAAGATTCGTCAGAGACTACAGCCCCGAAGCTGAATCCCGCAAAGTCGCTGTTATTATCCACTCCTCCGGCTCAACAGGTCTGCCTAAGCCGATCTATCTTACCAACTCAAGCTGCATCGGCGCTTTTGCAGTCCACATGAACATGCGAGCGTTTCTCACATCACCATTCTTTCACAGCCATGGTTTTTACGAGGTGTTCCGATCGATCTATTCTGGCAAACCAATCTACTTCACAAACTACGGGTTGCCTTTGACAAGGGAGACTGTCATGGCGCAGCTCAAGGCTACAAAGCCTGAGATCTTCCACTGTGTTCCTTACGTTATCAAATTGCTTGCTGAGAGTGATGAGGGTATTCAGATGCTAGCTGATATGAAACTTGTTCTGTATGCGGGAAGTGGATGTCCTGATGATCTGGGTGATCGATTAGTTGAGCGTGGCGTTAACCTCTGCGGAAACTATGGAGCGTGAGTATTTCTCTTTCTGTACAGGAACTAGCTAACATAATGCAGCACCGAAACTGGTAGACTTGCAACTTCTGCTCGTCCTGAAGGCGACAAGGCATGGAATTACATCCGTGTCCTCCCTCCAGCAGAACCCTACACCATCTTCGACGAAGTCGCTCCCGGCCTTTTCGAATGCGTCGCTTTAGATGGTCTCCCATCAAAGAGCACTACCAACTCAGACAACCCACCAGGATCTTTCCGCACACGAGATCTCTTCACACAACATCCTACAAGGCCTAACCTTTGGAAATTCGCCTGTCGTCTCGATGATCGCTTCACTCTGATCAATGGCGAAAAGGTTCTCCCCATTCCTATTGAAGGTCGTATTCGACAAGAGGAAATCGTCAAAGAAGCGATTGTCTTTGGCGATGGGAGGACATATCCTGGTATTCTGATCGTCAAGGCTGATCGTGTGGCTAACATGCCTGATGATGAGTTCCTGGATGCCATTTGGCCATCCGTCGAAGACGCCAACTCCCGGGCAGAGTCATTCTCACGAATTCCTAAAGAACTGGTCGTCATCGTGCCAGCTGATTCATCTTACCCACGAACAGATAAGGGTACTTTCATCAGAGTCCCTACATATCGCCAATTCGAGAAGGAAATCGAGGCTGCTTACAACAAATACGAAGGCCAAGGCGATGAAGCCGGTTCGCTAACACTTGAAGGTTCAGAGCTAGAAGATtaccttcttcaacaactcaagAGCAAGTGCGGTGCAGATCTCGAATCCTCTGAAGCAGACTTCTTCGCCTCTGGTGTTGATAGTCTTCAATGCATTCAGATGTGGAGTCTCATCAAGCGAGAGATCGACCTTGGTGGTAGACAATCTGAACTGGGACAGAACGTTCTTTACGAGACGGGTAACGTCAAGTTACTTGCCCGCCAACTCGAGAGGTTGAGAAGTGGTGCAAACGATGAAACACAGGACCAACTGAAGATCATGGAGGGTTTAATCGAAAAGTACTCTTCTTTCGAGCGCCACGTCCCTGGATCTGCGCCTCAGCCTGAGAAGGAACTTGTGGTAAGTTCAACACTCACATTTAGCAAGATTGAAGCTGACGAATAAGTTACTCACGGGTGTAACCGGCGCTCTTGGCGCCCATGCCCTCGCCCAACTCACAGCTCGACCCAACGTTGGAGCAGTATGGGCCTTAGTCCGAGCAGCCAGCGACACCGCCGCAACCGAAAGACTTTATAGCTCCCTCCAAGCCCGTGGTCTATCCCTCGACGAAGAGCAACGAAGCAAAGTCCTCGCTCTCCCCTGCGATCTCAGCCGTCCGGACCTCGGCCTCAGCGAATCTCACATCTCCGAGCTTCGCTCCAAACTCACAACCATAATCCACAGCGCCTGGGCAGTCAACTTCAATATCTCCGTGCAATCCTTCGAAGACCAACACATCAAAGCCGTACACAATCTCATCCAGCTAAGCCTCTCCGTGCAAACACCAAAGCCCGCACgattcttcttctgctcttcaGTTTCGTCAGCGGGAGGATCACCGCGCCCCGGAAAGGTTCTTGAAGCGCAGGTTCCTTCGCCTGGACATGCTCAGCACACTGGTTATGCGAGGTCGAAGTATGTTGCTGAGCATATTACTGGTAATGCTTGTAAGAATGCTGGTGCGGTGGCGAGGGTTTTGAGATTGGGACAGTTGGTTGGTGATACAAAGGTTGGGGAGTGGAATACTACTGAGGGAATTCCTTTGATGATTCAGACGGCGGTTACGCTTGGTGCTCTGCCAGCTTTGAACGAGGTAAGTTACTTACATGCTAAGCTGAAGTATAGTTACTGACATTGATAGGAAATGACCTGGTTGCCCGTTGATCTCGCTGCTTCAACGATTCTCGACCTTGCCAAACTCGGCGCACAATCACCCTCAGACCGCTCTTCCGACCCCGATCTCGTCTATCACATCCTCAACCCCGTGCGCTTCCACTGGGCGAACGACATGCTTCCCTCCATGACAAAGGCCGGCTTCAAGTTCGAGACCCTCCCTACAGATCAATGGATGGACCGTCTTCGCAACTCGGAGCGCGACCCCGCTAAGAACCCTCCTATCAAGCTACTAGATTGGTTCGAGGGTAAGTATGGCAATAAGGCTGCTTCGTCAGCGGAGAAGGGGCCCCTGGATTATCTTACGGATAAGTCGAGGGAGGATAGCGAGACGTTGAGAAATGTGCCGGATGTCACGAATGTTGAGTATGTTAAGATGATGCTTGGAAGGTTGCAGGCACGCTGGGCAGAGAAGGTTTGAGTTTAGCGTTGAAATTCATTTGACCGTTAAATGCTATGCAGGTTCATGCTTCTAAAAGGCTACTTCTAAGTTCTAAAATGCAAGTGCGTGAGTGATTCGATATGTCGCTGTCAAGTGTATGCATCCTCCTCTATGAGCCGTTGTCTTTCAAACGCTGTGCTCCTTAATCTTCGTGATTTTCCTCATCCTCCGTCTGAACCTGCTGCTCCGACAGCCTCGGATTTCTTAATGCCAAGGCAAAGATGATCATGGGTATACAAACGCAAATTCCGGCGATACAAAGAAGTCTCTGTACGGAACTGTAGCTGCTGATAATCGCGTCTCGAATGGCCGTTCCGACTGGGTAATCTGGTATCACGGCAAAAGGCGAGTTGTAAATTCTCTTGGCAAGGGTTTCGTCGGGTTGGAAATCTAGGTTATGCTTCAGAGCTTTGTAAAGAGTTTGAGTCCAGATAGCGCCTGAAAGACATGTACCTAGGGCGCTTCCGACATTGTAGAATGAGAGGTAGAGACCTGTGAGAATGGCCACGTGCTCTCGAGTTGCCGAGGCTTGGATAGATGCTTGAGTCGGATAAGCGAAGAACCCGCCCGCCACTCCGAGAAGAATCTGCGCCCCGATGATTCCGTCTTGggaagatgtcgaagctCCGCCAGGGTATAAGATTAAAACGCCAAATGCGACCATGAAGAGCAGTGTGCCTCCAACAATGATAAACTTGAGCCGACGGATCTTAAAAATGACTAGACCAGCTAGAACTCCAGTGATGACTCCAAAGAATGAGAAGAATGAAATGATACGGGTTGCGTTCTCGATAGAAAAGTCAAAGGCGACAATGAGGATCGTGTAAAGGTAGTTTCCTTGCGTGCACCATGCTAGGTTAAGAAGACTTCGAACTGCCAGGGCCGACCAGACGCCTCTATCGCGAAGCAGATGGAATGGGATGAGAGGATGACGAGCACCGCGTTGTTCCCAAGTGATGAAAGCGATCATGAAACAGAAGCCTAGGACCAGAGGGAGGATGATGTACCAACTGCGCCAGTGGCTAGCGGTACCGCCAGCGACGGTTAAAGGGGCTAGAATGAGCGAGAAGgcgaggacaagaaggacaaggccgACAATATCGAGTTGGTGAAAGAGATCTGCCCTgcccttcttggtcttgagagAAACCAAGACAATCTCGTCGCTCTCCTTTCCGCTTTCAGACTCCCAGGTTTTCCTCTCAAGAAAGTAGAGGCATGATAGGAGAGGCAGTGAGGCAATGGGGTAGATGATAGCCCACATTCCAAGGCCCCATCTCCAAGTCGTCGTGCTCAATACCGCAGAAGTGATGTTTCCGCTGATCCaggtgttgatgaggaatGGGATTGCTGGGAGATAGCTGAAAAAGACGCGCGCTCGCATAGATGAGAAGTCTGCGATGAGAACTTCCAAAAGCAGGACTATGCATGTATATCCCGTTTGGTAAATTACCGATCCGGTGCAGAAGATCTCGACTGATGGCGCAGTTGACTCGATGGCGATTCCGAGGGTATAAAGAACTGTTGAAATGGCAATGACCTCGAACCTGCCGAAGACATCTGCCACCTTGGCCGCTGTAGGTTGAACCGCCACCGCGATAACATTGCGCAAGACATTGATCGTGGAAAGATACGAATGCAGATCAAAACTCGACGTTGCATAAGACTGATACGCCAAACGAACCTGACTCTCTAAACCATACGCATACCCGACGAGGAAAATACCCGTAAAGAGCCAAATCCGATGTGCGCGGGTGAGGTTTTTGGAGACAACAGCCATGCGCGCCACGCCCGCTGAAAGTCTCTTAGGATTAGCAGGCCTCGCGGCATTTTGTGATAAGTCACTTGAGCTTGGTTGTTCAGGAGCGCCGAGAAGCGGCGCTGTTTCTGAGGACATTttctggtggtgatgaggaggggaGAGTGAAGAATTTTGAAACAAGCTGAGGTTCAGGCAGCAAAGCAAGgggagagagaagagagtcaTCTGATTTGATTACGAGTGCATGGGGTGTGACTTGACCTTGTGACAACGCATGACAAAGCCATCTGATAAGATTTCATGTCCAATAGCGGCGGATCTAACCGTTGTCTAAGTGGAGACTTGACGCCATTATCACGAAATTGATGCCTGAGGCCTAGTATCATCAAAAGAGCATATCGCCAAAGAGGGGTTGTAAAATATGGATATTAATATTGCATACGACTCTGTCTCAATTATTCACAGGTATCACCAGACTTGGGACTGTTgcgttgttgttgatctgcTGTGTCCTCTGTCAGGTCTTGCCAATGTCACCCAAATTGGCCTCGGGTTGGATCGTAGCTTATCAGATTATGCAAGACGAAACTCAATCCAGGGACCGAAGTAACGGTATCTGTACCAATGCAGAGCTTACTCGGGGACAGTGACGGTTAATAAAGCCCTATGTACGCAGTTTTGTTTCTTTCACGATTGAATGGTTTGGATTTGACCAGAAGCATATAGGGTATGCAAAACTTGTGACAATCTCATTTACTTAATCCATGTACCTAATAATGATCCATCGCACCTCAAAGATACTGAATCGCTAATTATGTCTTCCTGTGACCGCCGTCAACCTCGGAAAACCTCAATAAGTACCAATAAGCGGCACCTTTTCCATGGCCCGACGGATCCGCCCGTTGAAAAAATATAGGGGAACAGCGAAAGAGCCTAGAGCGAAAAGAATACCCCCAAACAGGATATAAGTATCTCTAATACCCATCGTGCTGATCCACGAATTGAAAGAATGACTGTACCCAAA
Coding sequences within it:
- a CDS encoding MFS transporter, SIT family, siderophore-iron:H+ symporter — its product is MSSETAPLLGAPEQPSSSDLSQNAARPANPKRLSAGVARMAVVSKNLTRAHRIWLFTGIFLVGYAYGLESQVRLAYQSYATSSFDLHSYLSTINVLRNVIAVAVQPTAAKVADVFGRFEVIAISTVLYTLGIAIESTAPSVEIFCTGSVIYQTGYTCIVLLLEVLIADFSSMRARVFFSYLPAIPFLINTWISGNITSAVLSTTTWRWGLGMWAIIYPIASLPLLSCLYFLERKTWESESGKESDEIVLVSLKTKKGRADLFHQLDIVGLVLLVLAFSLILAPLTVAGGTASHWRSWYIILPLVLGFCFMIAFITWEQRGARHPLIPFHLLRDRGVWSALAVRSLLNLAWCTQGNYLYTILIVAFDFSIENATRIISFFSFFGVITGVLAGLVIFKIRRLKFIIVGGTLLFMVAFGVLILYPGGASTSSQDGIIGAQILLGVAGGFFAYPTQASIQASATREHVAILTGLYLSFYNVGSALGTCLSGAIWTQTLYKALKHNLDFQPDETLAKRIYNSPFAVIPDYPVGTAIRDAIISSYSSVQRLLCIAGICVCIPMIIFALALRNPRLSEQQVQTEDEENHED